In Pseudoliparis swirei isolate HS2019 ecotype Mariana Trench chromosome 9, NWPU_hadal_v1, whole genome shotgun sequence, a genomic segment contains:
- the frmd4bb gene encoding FERM domain-containing protein 4B isoform X2, producing MTEGRLCQVQLLDDRKLELLVQPKLLSYELLDLVSSHFNLKEKEFFGLAFFDDHGQRKWLQMDRRVLEHDFLKKSGPVALNFLVRSYVENITQLKDIITVELFFLNAKSAVYNGFIEVESDNVFKLAANALQEAKGDYTSDENTRADLKKLPTLPTKVLKEHPSLAYCEDRVIEHYKQRKGVSRGQAIVQYLTLVESLPTYGVHYYEVKDKQGIPWWLGISYKGIGQYDLQDKLKPRKLYQWKQLENLYFREKKFAVEVNDPHRRAVTKRTFGQTGLLIHTWYASHSLIKTIWVMAISQHQFYLDRKQTKTKLGAARSVDEIAMDLTEHGGAKIHRLGDTGLKNNFITASNGSLVSTGSADSEMSEEQKKEKLSELRKKEQEIQDILAKKTKELKKICMREAEITGKLPKEYPLSTGERPPHIRRRVGTAFKLDDLFPYNEDPFLRNLESRFALQQKIVEAAKKLANEPELCKTVKKKRRRNCLDAMQKLQQIEDEMNQYRIKKGKKPTQRASVIIADELVRSDCSSLSSLPLDDDDSDGVGPRPRSRSVQDSPQLSPMRSLGVEYEAERRGSARENHQDKNHSRLAFDGPDASHYCQHPREVSSTHSSPYKTLPRPPRDPRSMPATPVMTRNAYSSSQLRSEASPHCFRHRSGSLESQPRLRKDSEKPVFVLSPAHRSNSTEVLEDCSSYTSQSSLDYCGAAHSHYSTLDSRTSTMHRLHRKVEVYGNTGSMPNLVQHHSGCGYSCENSAHCAPSAYYVDGYPCPDMEPYANGAYVYENEVEGHYNVNPSYQVNGYHGHDRFRNYSSGRADSLSQNPYATVRPPRNREGPRNELLAKNMQKALVAEHLKGWYHRSKVQGGRGMLAGYDFDSGSQLSLGYQTMPAAFSHSSRTTSFSSVSSVESTGNWRNQLAVGLTDDDTPDTPQYTHPGAPASPYNRSPSHSRFHLDRSYMSIH from the exons ATGACTGAGGGCCGGCTGTGCCAAGTGCAGCTGCTGGATGACAGGAAGCTGGAGCTGCTGGTTCAG CCGAAGCTGCTGTCCTACGAACTCCTCGACTTGGTTTCCTCCCACTTCAACCTCAAAGAGAAGGAATTCTTTGGACTGGCTTTTTTCGATGACCA tGGTCAGCGTAAGTGGTTGCAGATGGACCGCAGAGTTCTTGAACATGACTTTTTGAAGAAGTCCGGGCCTGTTGCCCTCAACTTCCTGGTCAG GTCATATGTAGAAAACATTACACAGCTTAAGGACATCATAACGGTCGAGTTATTCTTCCTGAATGCCAAGTCTGCCGTCTACAAT GGGTTTATAGAAGTGGAAAGTGACAACGTCTTCAAATTAGCTGCAAATGCTCTGCAG GAGGCGAAGGGAGACTACACAAG TGATGAAAACACCAGAGCTGACTTGAAGAAACTCCCGACCCTTCCCACCAAAGTCCTCAAGGAACACCCATCACTTGCATACTG TGAGGATCGAGTGATTGAACATTATAAACAACGGAAAGGGGTCTCCCGAGGACAGGCCATCGTGCA GTATTTGACATTAGTGGAATCTTTGCCCACGTATGGCGTGCATTACTACGAAGTCAAG GATAAACAAGGGATCCCGTGGTGGCTTGGAATCAGCTATAAGGGCATCGGCCAGTACGACCTGCAGGATAAATTAAAACCTCGAAAG CTTTACCAGTGGAAGCAGCTGGAAAACTTGTACTTCCGGGAGAAGAAATTTGCTGTCGAGGTTAACGATCCACACAG GAGAGCAGTAACCAAACGCACCTTTGGGCAGACTGGCCTCCTCATCCACACGTGGTATGCCAGCCATTCTTTAATCAAAACCATTTGGGTCATGGCGATTAGCCAGCACCAGTTCTACCTGGACAGAAAGCAAACCAAA ACTAAATTAGGAGCAGCAAGAAGCGTGGATGAAATTGCCATGGATCTCACGGAGCACGGAGGAGCGAAGATACACCGATTGGGAGACACAGGCCTGAAGAATAACTTCATAACGGCCAGCAATGGGAGTCTGGTGTCTACAG GTTCTGCGGACTCTGAAATGAGCGAAgaacagaagaaagagaaactctctgaactgagaaaaaaagagcaggAGATACAAGATATTTTGGccaagaaaacaaaagaactGAAAAAGATTTGCATGAGAGAGGCG gAGATCACTGGCAAGCTGCCAAAAGAGTATCCCCTCTCTACTGGAGAAAGGCCGCCGCACATCAGACGGCGAGTTGGCACTGCTTTCAAGCTGGATGACCTTTTCCCCTACAACGAG GATCCTTTCCTGAGGAACCTCGAGAGCAGATTTGCCCTGCAGCAGAAGATCGTGGAGGCGGCGAAGAAGCTGGCAAATGAGCCAGAACTGTGCAAAaccgtgaagaagaagaggaggagaaactgTTTGGATGCCATGCAAAAACTCCAGCAGATAGAGGACGAGATGAACCAGTACAGAATCAAGAAGGGGAAGAAGCCCACACAGCGGGCCTCGGTGATCATTGCCG ATGAACTCGTCCGTTCAGACTGCAGCTCTCTGTCTAGTCTCCCGCTGGATGACG ATGACTCGGACGGCGTCGGCCCGAGGCCACGGTCACGCTCGGTCCAGGATTCCCCTCAGCTCAGTCCGATGCGATCGCTGGGAGTCGAATATGAGGCGGAGCGACGGGGATCTGCGAGGGAAAATCACCAGGACAAGAACCACAGCAG ATTAGCCTTTGACGGTCCGGATGCTTCCCACTACTGCCAACACCCGAGAGAGGTCTCCTCTACCCACAGTAGTCCCTATAAAACCCTCCCGAGACCCCCTAGAGATCCACGCAGCATGCCTGCCACCCCGGTTATGACCCGCAATGCCTACAGCAGCAGCCAGCTCAG GTCGGAGGCGTCTCCCCATTGCTTCAGGCATCGCAGCGGGAGTCTGGAGTCCCAGCCCCGGCTGAGAAAAGACTCGGAGAAGCCCGTCTTTGTCCTGTCGCCAGCCCACCGCAGCAACAGCACCGAGGTGTTAGAGGACTGCTCTTCGTACACCAGCCAGTCCAGTCTAGACTACTGCGGGGCGGCCCACTCCCACTACAGTACACTGGACTCCCGGACCTCAACCATGCATCGTCTCCACAGGAAGGTGGAAGTGTATGGAAACACTGGGAGCATGCCCAACTTGGTCCAGCACCATTCTGGTTGTGGTTATTCATGTGAGAACTCGGCGCACTGTGCACCCAGTGCCTACTACGTCGACGGGTACCCCTGCCCGGACATGGAGCCTTACGCTAACGGTGCCTACGTGTATGAGAACGAAGTGGAGGGCCACTACAACGTCAACCCTTCCTACCAAGTGAATGGGTATCACGGACACGACAGATTCAGGAATTACAGCAGTGGGCGGGCAGATAGTCTTTCCCAGAATCCCTACGCGACTGTGAGGCCGCCGCGGAACAGAGAGGGGCCCAGAAATGAGCTGTTGGCCAAGAACATGCAGAAGGCCCTGGTGGCGGAGCATCTGAAAGGCTGGTACCACCGAAGCAAGGTCCAGGGAGGGAGGGGCATGCTGGCTGGATATGACTTTGACAGCGGCTCCCAGCTCAGTCTGGGCTACCAGACCATGCCAGCGGCATTCAGCCACTCCAGCAGAACCACCTCCTTTTCATCAG TGTCCTCGGTGGAAAGCACGGGGAACTGGCGAAACCAGCTGGCGGTCGGCCTGACGGACGACGACACACCCGACACACCTCAGTACACACACCCTGGAGCGCCGGCCTCTCCGTACAACCGCAGTCCCTCACACAGCAG ATTTCACCTGGATAGAAGTTACATGAGCATCCACTGA
- the frmd4bb gene encoding FERM domain-containing protein 4B isoform X3, with protein MTEGRLCQVQLLDDRKLELLVQPKLLSYELLDLVSSHFNLKEKEFFGLAFFDDHGQRKWLQMDRRVLEHDFLKKSGPVALNFLVRSYVENITQLKDIITVELFFLNAKSAVYNGFIEVESDNVFKLAANALQEAKGDYTSDENTRADLKKLPTLPTKVLKEHPSLAYCEDRVIEHYKQRKGVSRGQAIVQYLTLVESLPTYGVHYYEVKDKQGIPWWLGISYKGIGQYDLQDKLKPRKLYQWKQLENLYFREKKFAVEVNDPHRRAVTKRTFGQTGLLIHTWYASHSLIKTIWVMAISQHQFYLDRKQTKTKLGAARSVDEIAMDLTEHGGAKIHRLGDTGLKNNFITASNGSLVSTGSADSEMSEEQKKEKLSELRKKEQEIQDILAKKTKELKKICMREAEITGKLPKEYPLSTGERPPHIRRRVGTAFKLDDLFPYNEDPFLRNLESRFALQQKIVEAAKKLANEPELCKTVKKKRRRNCLDAMQKLQQIEDEMNQYRIKKGKKPTQRASVIIADELVRSDCSSLSSLPLDDDDSDGVGPRPRSRSVQDSPQLSPMRSLGVEYEAERRGSARENHQDKNHSRSEASPHCFRHRSGSLESQPRLRKDSEKPVFVLSPAHRSNSTEVLEDCSSYTSQSSLDYCGAAHSHYSTLDSRTSTMHRLHRKVEVYGNTGSMPNLVQHHSGCGYSCENSAHCAPSAYYVDGYPCPDMEPYANGAYVYENEVEGHYNVNPSYQVNGYHGHDRFRNYSSGRADSLSQNPYATVRPPRNREGPRNELLAKNMQKALVAEHLKGWYHRSKVQGGRGMLAGYDFDSGSQLSLGYQTMPAAFSHSSRTTSFSSVSSVESTGNWRNQLAVGLTDDDTPDTPQYTHPGAPASPYNRSPSHSRSPPENKVSDTMPKNSESVEVVGSEAASTDEPSGNRPST; from the exons ATGACTGAGGGCCGGCTGTGCCAAGTGCAGCTGCTGGATGACAGGAAGCTGGAGCTGCTGGTTCAG CCGAAGCTGCTGTCCTACGAACTCCTCGACTTGGTTTCCTCCCACTTCAACCTCAAAGAGAAGGAATTCTTTGGACTGGCTTTTTTCGATGACCA tGGTCAGCGTAAGTGGTTGCAGATGGACCGCAGAGTTCTTGAACATGACTTTTTGAAGAAGTCCGGGCCTGTTGCCCTCAACTTCCTGGTCAG GTCATATGTAGAAAACATTACACAGCTTAAGGACATCATAACGGTCGAGTTATTCTTCCTGAATGCCAAGTCTGCCGTCTACAAT GGGTTTATAGAAGTGGAAAGTGACAACGTCTTCAAATTAGCTGCAAATGCTCTGCAG GAGGCGAAGGGAGACTACACAAG TGATGAAAACACCAGAGCTGACTTGAAGAAACTCCCGACCCTTCCCACCAAAGTCCTCAAGGAACACCCATCACTTGCATACTG TGAGGATCGAGTGATTGAACATTATAAACAACGGAAAGGGGTCTCCCGAGGACAGGCCATCGTGCA GTATTTGACATTAGTGGAATCTTTGCCCACGTATGGCGTGCATTACTACGAAGTCAAG GATAAACAAGGGATCCCGTGGTGGCTTGGAATCAGCTATAAGGGCATCGGCCAGTACGACCTGCAGGATAAATTAAAACCTCGAAAG CTTTACCAGTGGAAGCAGCTGGAAAACTTGTACTTCCGGGAGAAGAAATTTGCTGTCGAGGTTAACGATCCACACAG GAGAGCAGTAACCAAACGCACCTTTGGGCAGACTGGCCTCCTCATCCACACGTGGTATGCCAGCCATTCTTTAATCAAAACCATTTGGGTCATGGCGATTAGCCAGCACCAGTTCTACCTGGACAGAAAGCAAACCAAA ACTAAATTAGGAGCAGCAAGAAGCGTGGATGAAATTGCCATGGATCTCACGGAGCACGGAGGAGCGAAGATACACCGATTGGGAGACACAGGCCTGAAGAATAACTTCATAACGGCCAGCAATGGGAGTCTGGTGTCTACAG GTTCTGCGGACTCTGAAATGAGCGAAgaacagaagaaagagaaactctctgaactgagaaaaaaagagcaggAGATACAAGATATTTTGGccaagaaaacaaaagaactGAAAAAGATTTGCATGAGAGAGGCG gAGATCACTGGCAAGCTGCCAAAAGAGTATCCCCTCTCTACTGGAGAAAGGCCGCCGCACATCAGACGGCGAGTTGGCACTGCTTTCAAGCTGGATGACCTTTTCCCCTACAACGAG GATCCTTTCCTGAGGAACCTCGAGAGCAGATTTGCCCTGCAGCAGAAGATCGTGGAGGCGGCGAAGAAGCTGGCAAATGAGCCAGAACTGTGCAAAaccgtgaagaagaagaggaggagaaactgTTTGGATGCCATGCAAAAACTCCAGCAGATAGAGGACGAGATGAACCAGTACAGAATCAAGAAGGGGAAGAAGCCCACACAGCGGGCCTCGGTGATCATTGCCG ATGAACTCGTCCGTTCAGACTGCAGCTCTCTGTCTAGTCTCCCGCTGGATGACG ATGACTCGGACGGCGTCGGCCCGAGGCCACGGTCACGCTCGGTCCAGGATTCCCCTCAGCTCAGTCCGATGCGATCGCTGGGAGTCGAATATGAGGCGGAGCGACGGGGATCTGCGAGGGAAAATCACCAGGACAAGAACCACAGCAG GTCGGAGGCGTCTCCCCATTGCTTCAGGCATCGCAGCGGGAGTCTGGAGTCCCAGCCCCGGCTGAGAAAAGACTCGGAGAAGCCCGTCTTTGTCCTGTCGCCAGCCCACCGCAGCAACAGCACCGAGGTGTTAGAGGACTGCTCTTCGTACACCAGCCAGTCCAGTCTAGACTACTGCGGGGCGGCCCACTCCCACTACAGTACACTGGACTCCCGGACCTCAACCATGCATCGTCTCCACAGGAAGGTGGAAGTGTATGGAAACACTGGGAGCATGCCCAACTTGGTCCAGCACCATTCTGGTTGTGGTTATTCATGTGAGAACTCGGCGCACTGTGCACCCAGTGCCTACTACGTCGACGGGTACCCCTGCCCGGACATGGAGCCTTACGCTAACGGTGCCTACGTGTATGAGAACGAAGTGGAGGGCCACTACAACGTCAACCCTTCCTACCAAGTGAATGGGTATCACGGACACGACAGATTCAGGAATTACAGCAGTGGGCGGGCAGATAGTCTTTCCCAGAATCCCTACGCGACTGTGAGGCCGCCGCGGAACAGAGAGGGGCCCAGAAATGAGCTGTTGGCCAAGAACATGCAGAAGGCCCTGGTGGCGGAGCATCTGAAAGGCTGGTACCACCGAAGCAAGGTCCAGGGAGGGAGGGGCATGCTGGCTGGATATGACTTTGACAGCGGCTCCCAGCTCAGTCTGGGCTACCAGACCATGCCAGCGGCATTCAGCCACTCCAGCAGAACCACCTCCTTTTCATCAG TGTCCTCGGTGGAAAGCACGGGGAACTGGCGAAACCAGCTGGCGGTCGGCCTGACGGACGACGACACACCCGACACACCTCAGTACACACACCCTGGAGCGCCGGCCTCTCCGTACAACCGCAGTCCCTCACACAGCAG ATCTCCTCCAGAAAACAAAGTTTCTGACACAATGCCTAAAAACTCTGAGTCAGTTGAGGTGGTTGGCTCTGAGGCCGCTAGTACAGACGAACCATCAGGCAACCGTCCTAGCACTTGA
- the frmd4bb gene encoding FERM domain-containing protein 4B isoform X1, translating into MTEGRLCQVQLLDDRKLELLVQPKLLSYELLDLVSSHFNLKEKEFFGLAFFDDHGQRKWLQMDRRVLEHDFLKKSGPVALNFLVRSYVENITQLKDIITVELFFLNAKSAVYNGFIEVESDNVFKLAANALQEAKGDYTSDENTRADLKKLPTLPTKVLKEHPSLAYCEDRVIEHYKQRKGVSRGQAIVQYLTLVESLPTYGVHYYEVKDKQGIPWWLGISYKGIGQYDLQDKLKPRKLYQWKQLENLYFREKKFAVEVNDPHRRAVTKRTFGQTGLLIHTWYASHSLIKTIWVMAISQHQFYLDRKQTKTKLGAARSVDEIAMDLTEHGGAKIHRLGDTGLKNNFITASNGSLVSTGSADSEMSEEQKKEKLSELRKKEQEIQDILAKKTKELKKICMREAEITGKLPKEYPLSTGERPPHIRRRVGTAFKLDDLFPYNEDPFLRNLESRFALQQKIVEAAKKLANEPELCKTVKKKRRRNCLDAMQKLQQIEDEMNQYRIKKGKKPTQRASVIIADELVRSDCSSLSSLPLDDDDSDGVGPRPRSRSVQDSPQLSPMRSLGVEYEAERRGSARENHQDKNHSRLAFDGPDASHYCQHPREVSSTHSSPYKTLPRPPRDPRSMPATPVMTRNAYSSSQLRSEASPHCFRHRSGSLESQPRLRKDSEKPVFVLSPAHRSNSTEVLEDCSSYTSQSSLDYCGAAHSHYSTLDSRTSTMHRLHRKVEVYGNTGSMPNLVQHHSGCGYSCENSAHCAPSAYYVDGYPCPDMEPYANGAYVYENEVEGHYNVNPSYQVNGYHGHDRFRNYSSGRADSLSQNPYATVRPPRNREGPRNELLAKNMQKALVAEHLKGWYHRSKVQGGRGMLAGYDFDSGSQLSLGYQTMPAAFSHSSRTTSFSSVSSVESTGNWRNQLAVGLTDDDTPDTPQYTHPGAPASPYNRSPSHSRSPPENKVSDTMPKNSESVEVVGSEAASTDEPSGNRPST; encoded by the exons ATGACTGAGGGCCGGCTGTGCCAAGTGCAGCTGCTGGATGACAGGAAGCTGGAGCTGCTGGTTCAG CCGAAGCTGCTGTCCTACGAACTCCTCGACTTGGTTTCCTCCCACTTCAACCTCAAAGAGAAGGAATTCTTTGGACTGGCTTTTTTCGATGACCA tGGTCAGCGTAAGTGGTTGCAGATGGACCGCAGAGTTCTTGAACATGACTTTTTGAAGAAGTCCGGGCCTGTTGCCCTCAACTTCCTGGTCAG GTCATATGTAGAAAACATTACACAGCTTAAGGACATCATAACGGTCGAGTTATTCTTCCTGAATGCCAAGTCTGCCGTCTACAAT GGGTTTATAGAAGTGGAAAGTGACAACGTCTTCAAATTAGCTGCAAATGCTCTGCAG GAGGCGAAGGGAGACTACACAAG TGATGAAAACACCAGAGCTGACTTGAAGAAACTCCCGACCCTTCCCACCAAAGTCCTCAAGGAACACCCATCACTTGCATACTG TGAGGATCGAGTGATTGAACATTATAAACAACGGAAAGGGGTCTCCCGAGGACAGGCCATCGTGCA GTATTTGACATTAGTGGAATCTTTGCCCACGTATGGCGTGCATTACTACGAAGTCAAG GATAAACAAGGGATCCCGTGGTGGCTTGGAATCAGCTATAAGGGCATCGGCCAGTACGACCTGCAGGATAAATTAAAACCTCGAAAG CTTTACCAGTGGAAGCAGCTGGAAAACTTGTACTTCCGGGAGAAGAAATTTGCTGTCGAGGTTAACGATCCACACAG GAGAGCAGTAACCAAACGCACCTTTGGGCAGACTGGCCTCCTCATCCACACGTGGTATGCCAGCCATTCTTTAATCAAAACCATTTGGGTCATGGCGATTAGCCAGCACCAGTTCTACCTGGACAGAAAGCAAACCAAA ACTAAATTAGGAGCAGCAAGAAGCGTGGATGAAATTGCCATGGATCTCACGGAGCACGGAGGAGCGAAGATACACCGATTGGGAGACACAGGCCTGAAGAATAACTTCATAACGGCCAGCAATGGGAGTCTGGTGTCTACAG GTTCTGCGGACTCTGAAATGAGCGAAgaacagaagaaagagaaactctctgaactgagaaaaaaagagcaggAGATACAAGATATTTTGGccaagaaaacaaaagaactGAAAAAGATTTGCATGAGAGAGGCG gAGATCACTGGCAAGCTGCCAAAAGAGTATCCCCTCTCTACTGGAGAAAGGCCGCCGCACATCAGACGGCGAGTTGGCACTGCTTTCAAGCTGGATGACCTTTTCCCCTACAACGAG GATCCTTTCCTGAGGAACCTCGAGAGCAGATTTGCCCTGCAGCAGAAGATCGTGGAGGCGGCGAAGAAGCTGGCAAATGAGCCAGAACTGTGCAAAaccgtgaagaagaagaggaggagaaactgTTTGGATGCCATGCAAAAACTCCAGCAGATAGAGGACGAGATGAACCAGTACAGAATCAAGAAGGGGAAGAAGCCCACACAGCGGGCCTCGGTGATCATTGCCG ATGAACTCGTCCGTTCAGACTGCAGCTCTCTGTCTAGTCTCCCGCTGGATGACG ATGACTCGGACGGCGTCGGCCCGAGGCCACGGTCACGCTCGGTCCAGGATTCCCCTCAGCTCAGTCCGATGCGATCGCTGGGAGTCGAATATGAGGCGGAGCGACGGGGATCTGCGAGGGAAAATCACCAGGACAAGAACCACAGCAG ATTAGCCTTTGACGGTCCGGATGCTTCCCACTACTGCCAACACCCGAGAGAGGTCTCCTCTACCCACAGTAGTCCCTATAAAACCCTCCCGAGACCCCCTAGAGATCCACGCAGCATGCCTGCCACCCCGGTTATGACCCGCAATGCCTACAGCAGCAGCCAGCTCAG GTCGGAGGCGTCTCCCCATTGCTTCAGGCATCGCAGCGGGAGTCTGGAGTCCCAGCCCCGGCTGAGAAAAGACTCGGAGAAGCCCGTCTTTGTCCTGTCGCCAGCCCACCGCAGCAACAGCACCGAGGTGTTAGAGGACTGCTCTTCGTACACCAGCCAGTCCAGTCTAGACTACTGCGGGGCGGCCCACTCCCACTACAGTACACTGGACTCCCGGACCTCAACCATGCATCGTCTCCACAGGAAGGTGGAAGTGTATGGAAACACTGGGAGCATGCCCAACTTGGTCCAGCACCATTCTGGTTGTGGTTATTCATGTGAGAACTCGGCGCACTGTGCACCCAGTGCCTACTACGTCGACGGGTACCCCTGCCCGGACATGGAGCCTTACGCTAACGGTGCCTACGTGTATGAGAACGAAGTGGAGGGCCACTACAACGTCAACCCTTCCTACCAAGTGAATGGGTATCACGGACACGACAGATTCAGGAATTACAGCAGTGGGCGGGCAGATAGTCTTTCCCAGAATCCCTACGCGACTGTGAGGCCGCCGCGGAACAGAGAGGGGCCCAGAAATGAGCTGTTGGCCAAGAACATGCAGAAGGCCCTGGTGGCGGAGCATCTGAAAGGCTGGTACCACCGAAGCAAGGTCCAGGGAGGGAGGGGCATGCTGGCTGGATATGACTTTGACAGCGGCTCCCAGCTCAGTCTGGGCTACCAGACCATGCCAGCGGCATTCAGCCACTCCAGCAGAACCACCTCCTTTTCATCAG TGTCCTCGGTGGAAAGCACGGGGAACTGGCGAAACCAGCTGGCGGTCGGCCTGACGGACGACGACACACCCGACACACCTCAGTACACACACCCTGGAGCGCCGGCCTCTCCGTACAACCGCAGTCCCTCACACAGCAG ATCTCCTCCAGAAAACAAAGTTTCTGACACAATGCCTAAAAACTCTGAGTCAGTTGAGGTGGTTGGCTCTGAGGCCGCTAGTACAGACGAACCATCAGGCAACCGTCCTAGCACTTGA